One window from the genome of Desulforamulus ruminis DSM 2154 encodes:
- a CDS encoding LytR/AlgR family response regulator transcription factor, producing MLLKALIVDDEYPARQELRFMLGRFDNIEIVGEATSANEALALIRALDYQVLFLDINLPGMNGLELGAVIQELPKPPFVIFVSAYDEHALKAFDVNAVDYILKPIDEKRLKRAIDRVIKAHQERDASVASGGSAVPGTSKGLPGTTDEIKINRIPAEKLGKTILVDIEEIFYAFTEQDYVYIKTFADKLFTRFTLKELDVRLGGGMFFRTHRCYIVNLQKVKEIVPFFNGTYNLVLEDKERSEVPVSRAQAKKLRKILGF from the coding sequence GTGTTATTAAAAGCCCTGATTGTGGATGACGAATACCCTGCCCGGCAGGAGCTGCGCTTTATGCTGGGGCGGTTTGACAATATTGAAATTGTTGGGGAAGCCACCAGTGCCAATGAGGCGCTGGCTCTCATCAGGGCGCTTGACTATCAGGTATTGTTTTTAGATATTAATCTGCCCGGAATGAATGGCCTGGAGTTAGGGGCGGTGATCCAGGAATTGCCCAAGCCTCCCTTTGTCATCTTTGTTTCGGCTTATGACGAACATGCCCTAAAAGCCTTTGATGTGAATGCAGTGGATTACATCTTAAAACCCATTGATGAGAAAAGATTGAAAAGGGCCATCGACCGGGTTATCAAGGCCCATCAGGAACGGGACGCCTCGGTAGCTTCGGGCGGCAGTGCAGTGCCCGGAACTTCCAAAGGTTTGCCGGGAACTACGGATGAAATTAAGATCAACCGGATTCCCGCAGAAAAACTGGGCAAAACCATTTTAGTGGATATTGAGGAAATCTTTTATGCTTTTACCGAACAGGATTACGTTTATATTAAAACCTTTGCCGATAAACTGTTTACCCGCTTTACCCTGAAAGAGCTGGATGTCCGGCTGGGGGGAGGCATGTTTTTCCGAACCCATCGCTGTTACATTGTCAACCTGCAAAAGGTAAAAGAAATAGTCCCCTTCTTTAACGGTACTTATAATCTTGTTTTGGAAGATAAAGAACGCAGCGAAGTCCCAGTGAGCCGGGCCCAGGCAAAAAAACTGAGAAAGATTTTAGGCTTTTAG
- the acpS gene encoding holo-ACP synthase, giving the protein MKGIGTDIIEIERIELAISRSGQQFLDRVFTPAEQEYCGGKIYCLAGRFAAKEAILKALGTGLRGLRWTNIEVLPNYQGKPEVRLSGGALEMAEAMEISKILVSISHDRGRAVAFAVAVGEEG; this is encoded by the coding sequence ATGAAAGGGATTGGTACGGACATTATCGAAATAGAGAGAATCGAGCTGGCTATCAGCCGCTCAGGACAACAATTTTTAGACCGGGTTTTTACCCCTGCGGAACAAGAATACTGCGGGGGCAAGATTTACTGCCTGGCCGGTCGATTTGCTGCCAAAGAGGCCATATTAAAGGCCCTGGGTACCGGTCTGAGGGGTCTGCGCTGGACCAACATCGAAGTTTTGCCCAATTACCAGGGTAAACCCGAGGTTCGGCTTTCCGGAGGAGCCCTGGAAATGGCCGAGGCCATGGAAATTAGCAAAATCCTGGTTAGCATATCCCACGACCGGGGACGGGCAGTGGCCTTTGCGGTGGCCGTGGGGGAGGAGGGGTAA